In Arthrobacter sp. SLBN-112, a genomic segment contains:
- a CDS encoding PAS and ANTAR domain-containing protein: protein MEWSEGMFHIHGLRPGEVVPTFELLMSHKHPSDREHVRALWTNLLRAGGQGALLHRVLDVHGRERRVFSAIQVEATPSGQVEHAHGFMVDVSQSLRIESQHAAAEAIEGAYANKAVIEQAKGIVMALQGVDAASAFQVLAARSQRANVKLHIVAEELVNAAGNNKAKEMLAGY from the coding sequence ATGGAATGGTCCGAGGGGATGTTCCACATTCATGGGCTCCGACCCGGGGAAGTGGTTCCAACCTTTGAGCTGTTGATGTCCCACAAACATCCATCGGACCGCGAGCATGTGCGTGCGTTATGGACGAACCTGCTGCGTGCCGGCGGCCAGGGCGCCCTGCTGCATCGCGTCCTCGACGTACATGGCAGGGAGCGGCGCGTGTTCTCGGCCATCCAGGTCGAGGCCACGCCATCCGGCCAGGTGGAACATGCGCATGGGTTCATGGTGGATGTATCCCAAAGCCTGCGCATCGAATCCCAGCACGCGGCCGCTGAAGCAATCGAGGGCGCCTATGCGAACAAGGCCGTGATCGAACAGGCCAAGGGAATTGTCATGGCCCTGCAGGGTGTGGACGCAGCGTCGGCATTCCAGGTCCTTGCCGCCAGGAGCCAGCGTGCCAACGTCAAACTGCATATCGTGGCAGAGGAACTGGTCAACGCGGCGGGAAACAACAAAGCCAAGGAAATGCTGGCTGGTTACTGA
- a CDS encoding MFS transporter, translating to MTSPDDAQPFSLRSIAVAAFGPTLLFGIGQGAILPVVALSARELGATVAVAALVVTLIGLGSWFFNLPASLVTLRFGERWSIVGAAVAAGLALAAAATSSLAPNGLWLLAVAMTVVGMSGAVFGLARQKYLTEAVPVAFRARALSTLGGVNRIGVFIGPFAGAAAMQFFGIAGAYWVGVAAMAAAALLSLTIPDLATPDVPSGGAGTSQPTLRSVAVSHAGVFLSLGVGILLLSALRSSRQVVIPLWADHLGMDATSASLIYGLSGAIDMLVFYPAGKLMDRKGRQWVAIPSTLLMGTALLLIPLTGSFTGLLLASLLIGFGNGISSGLVMTLGADFSPDRGRGQFLGLWRFMADAGSTGGPVLLSGVTALASLGPGVSATGILGFAAAGVFAVVIPRLKHRRNY from the coding sequence ATGACTTCCCCGGATGATGCCCAGCCCTTCAGCCTGCGCAGTATTGCCGTCGCCGCGTTCGGTCCCACGCTGCTTTTCGGAATCGGCCAGGGGGCCATCCTCCCGGTGGTGGCGTTGTCAGCCCGCGAGCTGGGCGCAACAGTGGCCGTGGCAGCCTTGGTCGTGACGCTCATCGGCCTGGGATCCTGGTTCTTCAACCTGCCGGCGTCCTTGGTGACCCTCCGCTTCGGTGAGCGTTGGTCCATCGTGGGCGCCGCCGTCGCCGCCGGACTGGCCCTGGCAGCCGCCGCAACGTCCTCCCTGGCCCCCAACGGACTGTGGCTGCTGGCCGTGGCGATGACCGTCGTCGGGATGTCCGGGGCGGTGTTCGGCCTGGCCCGGCAGAAGTACCTCACCGAGGCCGTGCCCGTGGCGTTCCGTGCCCGGGCCCTGTCCACGCTGGGCGGCGTGAACCGCATCGGCGTGTTCATCGGCCCGTTCGCCGGCGCCGCCGCAATGCAGTTCTTTGGCATCGCCGGTGCGTACTGGGTGGGCGTGGCGGCCATGGCGGCGGCAGCGTTGCTGTCCCTCACCATCCCGGACCTGGCGACGCCGGACGTCCCCTCGGGCGGGGCCGGCACCTCCCAGCCCACGCTCCGGAGCGTCGCGGTCTCGCACGCCGGCGTGTTCCTTTCGCTGGGCGTGGGCATCCTGCTGCTCAGCGCGCTGCGGTCCTCCCGGCAGGTAGTGATCCCGCTCTGGGCGGACCACCTGGGCATGGACGCCACCTCCGCGTCCCTGATCTACGGCCTGTCCGGCGCCATCGACATGCTGGTGTTCTATCCCGCCGGAAAACTGATGGACCGCAAGGGCCGCCAATGGGTGGCCATCCCCTCCACGCTCCTCATGGGAACCGCGCTGCTGTTGATCCCGCTCACGGGATCCTTCACGGGCCTGCTGCTCGCTTCGCTGCTGATCGGCTTCGGCAACGGCATCAGCTCCGGGCTGGTGATGACCCTGGGCGCAGACTTCTCGCCCGACCGCGGGCGCGGGCAGTTTCTGGGCCTGTGGCGGTTCATGGCGGATGCCGGCTCCACCGGCGGCCCGGTGCTCCTCTCCGGGGTGACGGCCCTGGCCTCACTGGGGCCGGGGGTCTCAGCCACGGGCATCCTGGGGTTCGCGGCGGCGGGCGTCTTCGCCGTCGTCATTCCGCGCCTCAAGCACCGCCGGAATTACTGA
- a CDS encoding alpha/beta hydrolase, with the protein MTDPGVSTRISPLHKAVWWMQDYVYAAGWQVRGFLSRVQPGSFRSGTRQPVVIIPGVYENWQFMMPLIRAIHDAGHPVHVVTVLQRNKLKVPDAARLVAQHLEEAGLHNAILVAHSKGGLIGKYTMLSLDPEHRIDRMIAVCAPFSGSRYARYMLLPSLRIFSPRNALTLQMAREQTINSRITSLYGPFDPHIPEGSVLPGATNIELPVAGHFRILGDPGTARIIVEQLSLPA; encoded by the coding sequence ATGACCGACCCCGGCGTGAGCACCCGCATCAGCCCCCTGCACAAAGCGGTGTGGTGGATGCAGGACTATGTCTATGCCGCGGGCTGGCAGGTCCGGGGTTTCCTCTCGCGCGTGCAGCCGGGGTCCTTCCGCAGCGGCACCCGGCAGCCCGTGGTGATCATCCCCGGCGTCTACGAAAACTGGCAGTTCATGATGCCGCTCATCCGGGCCATCCACGACGCCGGGCACCCCGTGCACGTGGTCACGGTGCTGCAGCGCAACAAACTCAAAGTTCCTGACGCAGCCCGGCTGGTGGCCCAACACTTGGAGGAGGCGGGCCTCCACAATGCCATCCTGGTGGCCCACAGCAAGGGCGGGCTGATCGGCAAGTACACCATGCTGTCCCTGGACCCCGAGCACCGGATCGACCGGATGATTGCGGTGTGTGCACCGTTTTCCGGGTCCCGCTACGCCCGGTACATGCTGCTGCCCAGCCTGCGGATCTTCTCGCCGCGCAATGCCCTGACCCTGCAGATGGCGCGCGAACAGACCATCAACAGCCGCATCACATCCCTTTACGGCCCGTTCGATCCGCACATCCCGGAGGGCAGCGTGCTCCCAGGCGCCACCAATATCGAGTTGCCGGTGGCCGGGCACTTCCGGATCCTCGGCGATCCCGGCACCGCGCGGATCATTGTGGAGCAGCTGAGCCTGCCGGCCTGA
- a CDS encoding NAD(P)-binding domain-containing protein, producing the protein MSEHFNTVVIGGGQAGLAMGYHLARLKRPFVILDEHAKSGDSWRTHWDSLRLFTPARYDALPGSRFPAPPWSFPSREEFADYLGSYAEEFGLPVQRNVRVTSLSHNGQAFVIDAEGHHFEADSVVVASGWDRKPRVPAFAEQLSPAIRQLTAGSYKNPNGLAPGPVLVVGAGNSGADIALELASNRKTYLSGRHPGEIPWRVDAVAARPLTLAVFFAFSHILTLGTPAGRKARPRVLSHSGPLVRVKNRDLVRAGVVRVPRTEGVKGGLPILADGRTLEVANVIWCTGFTPDLDWMDLPVMGADGRPVQDRGVAATQPGLYFLGATFQQSLASSMVHGVGRDAAFIANRIAAAEAPDVVRPAGSAAPQ; encoded by the coding sequence ATGTCGGAGCACTTCAACACCGTGGTGATCGGAGGCGGCCAGGCGGGACTGGCCATGGGCTACCACCTTGCCCGCCTCAAGCGTCCTTTCGTCATCCTGGATGAGCATGCGAAATCCGGTGACAGCTGGCGCACGCACTGGGACTCCCTCCGGCTCTTCACCCCGGCCCGGTACGACGCCCTTCCCGGCAGCAGGTTCCCCGCACCGCCGTGGTCCTTCCCCTCCCGCGAGGAGTTCGCCGACTACCTGGGCAGCTATGCGGAAGAGTTCGGCTTGCCCGTCCAGCGCAATGTCCGGGTCACCAGCCTCAGCCACAACGGCCAAGCCTTCGTCATCGATGCCGAGGGCCACCACTTCGAAGCCGACAGCGTCGTGGTTGCCTCCGGCTGGGACCGGAAGCCCCGGGTTCCCGCGTTCGCCGAACAGCTCAGCCCCGCCATCCGGCAACTGACGGCCGGGAGCTACAAGAATCCGAACGGCCTTGCACCGGGCCCGGTCCTGGTGGTCGGCGCCGGCAATTCCGGTGCGGACATCGCCCTGGAACTTGCCTCCAACCGCAAGACCTACCTATCCGGCCGCCATCCGGGCGAAATTCCCTGGCGAGTCGACGCCGTGGCCGCCCGGCCGCTGACGCTCGCCGTCTTCTTCGCCTTCTCCCATATCCTGACCCTCGGTACGCCCGCCGGCCGGAAGGCCCGTCCACGGGTCCTCTCCCACAGCGGACCACTGGTGAGGGTGAAGAACCGGGACCTGGTGCGTGCCGGCGTCGTCCGCGTTCCCAGGACGGAAGGCGTCAAAGGCGGGCTGCCAATACTGGCGGACGGCAGGACGCTGGAGGTGGCCAACGTCATCTGGTGCACGGGCTTCACGCCGGACCTGGACTGGATGGACCTGCCCGTGATGGGCGCGGACGGCCGGCCGGTCCAGGACCGCGGCGTGGCCGCCACGCAGCCCGGACTCTACTTCCTGGGCGCCACCTTCCAGCAGTCGCTGGCCTCATCCATGGTCCACGGCGTGGGCCGGGATGCAGCCTTCATCGCTAACCGGATCGCGGCCGCGGAGGCGCCAGACGTGGTCAGGCCGGCAGGCTCAGCTGCTCCACAATGA
- a CDS encoding TetR/AcrR family transcriptional regulator — protein sequence MSEVNAPARRYNSPLRREQAAATRDAVLSAARDLFVGEGYRAATVAAIARRAGVAVDTIYATIGRKPDLLRGVVEAAISGTGQAVPAERRDYVIRVREATGAAEKISLYAQALAQIQPRLAPVYEALRDAAGTEPDCGALWREISDRRAANMRKFIEDLATTGELRTDRPAAELADAVWSMNGPEYWGLLVNQRGWDPEQFAGWLSDAWCRLLLQNPG from the coding sequence ATGAGTGAAGTCAATGCCCCCGCCCGTCGCTACAACTCGCCCTTGCGGAGGGAACAGGCGGCGGCAACCCGTGACGCGGTGCTGTCCGCTGCCCGCGACCTTTTCGTGGGCGAGGGGTACCGGGCCGCCACCGTTGCCGCCATTGCCCGGCGCGCCGGAGTCGCCGTCGATACCATCTACGCCACGATCGGGCGGAAGCCGGACCTCCTGCGCGGGGTGGTGGAGGCAGCAATCTCGGGCACCGGCCAGGCCGTCCCCGCGGAGCGCCGGGACTACGTGATCCGCGTGCGCGAGGCGACGGGAGCGGCTGAGAAGATCTCCCTGTACGCCCAGGCCCTGGCGCAAATCCAGCCCCGGCTTGCGCCGGTCTACGAGGCGCTCCGCGATGCTGCCGGCACCGAGCCGGACTGCGGCGCGCTCTGGCGCGAGATCTCGGACCGGCGCGCGGCCAACATGCGGAAATTCATCGAGGACCTCGCAACAACGGGGGAGCTGCGCACGGACCGACCGGCCGCGGAGCTGGCCGACGCTGTGTGGAGCATGAACGGGCCGGAGTACTGGGGGCTGCTGGTGAACCAGCGCGGGTGGGATCCGGAACAGTTCGCCGGGTGGCTGAGCGATGCATGGTGCCGGCTGCTGCTGCAAAATCCCGGCTGA
- a CDS encoding ABC transporter substrate-binding protein, with protein MKRPILAAAAAGAVALSLAACGNSSTPAASGSSAGGSASADTSSMPTVKMMVGGIDKQIYLPYQLAQQLGYYEKYGVKMELSTEQQGGVGAEEAMASGQVDMAGAWYIHTVDFQAKGKKVTNLIQLSGAPGERIMCSPKANVHSGADLKGKTVGVTDLGSGTDELTQFIVSKAGLAKSDYQTIAVGSGATAIAAIQRGSADCVMTTQPTVGALEAKNLAVPAIDLATADGAKAALGSSLPSAGLLAQTDWVNSHQDEAQKVVDALVDTMHWISTHSAQEIADKLPPAFVQNSTISKDDYVKALDQDKGQFLPDGIMPAGGPKTVFEEEKTIGVDTSKVNMADTFDQKYAQAALKLEGYTATTTPAGTDG; from the coding sequence ATGAAGCGCCCTATTCTTGCCGCCGCAGCTGCCGGAGCCGTTGCCCTCAGCCTGGCAGCGTGCGGCAACAGCTCCACCCCCGCAGCCAGCGGCAGTTCCGCGGGCGGCAGTGCGTCCGCCGACACCAGCTCAATGCCCACAGTGAAGATGATGGTGGGCGGCATCGACAAGCAGATCTATCTCCCGTACCAACTGGCCCAGCAGCTGGGTTACTACGAGAAGTACGGGGTCAAGATGGAACTCTCCACGGAGCAGCAGGGCGGCGTTGGTGCCGAGGAGGCCATGGCGTCCGGGCAGGTGGACATGGCCGGAGCGTGGTACATCCACACGGTGGACTTCCAGGCGAAGGGCAAGAAGGTCACCAACCTCATCCAGCTCTCCGGCGCCCCGGGCGAGCGCATCATGTGCAGCCCCAAGGCCAACGTCCACTCCGGCGCAGACCTCAAGGGCAAGACAGTCGGCGTCACGGACCTCGGCTCAGGCACTGACGAACTCACGCAGTTCATCGTCTCCAAGGCAGGCCTGGCCAAGAGCGATTACCAGACAATCGCGGTGGGCTCCGGTGCCACCGCTATCGCCGCCATCCAGCGCGGGTCCGCCGACTGCGTCATGACCACCCAGCCAACAGTGGGCGCCCTCGAGGCCAAGAACCTTGCGGTTCCCGCCATTGACCTGGCGACGGCGGACGGCGCCAAGGCGGCCCTCGGCAGTTCGCTGCCGTCGGCAGGACTGCTCGCCCAAACGGACTGGGTCAACAGCCACCAGGATGAAGCCCAGAAGGTGGTGGACGCACTCGTGGACACCATGCATTGGATCAGCACCCACTCAGCACAGGAGATCGCGGACAAACTGCCCCCGGCATTCGTCCAGAACAGCACCATCAGCAAGGACGATTACGTCAAAGCATTGGATCAGGACAAGGGCCAGTTCCTTCCGGACGGCATCATGCCCGCCGGTGGCCCCAAGACGGTCTTCGAGGAGGAGAAGACGATTGGGGTTGACACGTCAAAGGTCAACATGGCGGACACCTTCGACCAGAAGTACGCCCAAGCGGCGCTGAAGCTCGAGGGCTACACCGCCACCACCACCCCGGCCGGCACCGACGGGTGA
- a CDS encoding ABC transporter permease codes for MTTLTHSETRKGEKPVETETAVKNAGRIKARRRSASIWIGRVVLAVAVVGGWQWFTTEGWVDKFFFGQPSEIWASLVKLFTEGTAFGTIWENLGVTAQEAFFGFLLGTFVGVILGILLGSNKYLSAVVGPYIRIVNSIPRIVLGSIFIVAFGLGVFPKILLAAVLVFFVVFFNAFQGVREVDQNLVANVRVLGASPYQVAMHVTIPSAMTWIIASLHTAFGFAIIGALVAEVLGAQKGIGLIISQAQGTFDPNTVFACMVIIAVVTLFAESLINLLEHRILKWRPPNRSEAQVI; via the coding sequence ATGACAACCCTTACTCACAGCGAAACCCGCAAAGGCGAGAAGCCAGTGGAAACAGAGACCGCAGTGAAGAATGCCGGCCGGATCAAAGCGCGGCGCCGCTCGGCGTCCATCTGGATCGGCCGGGTAGTCCTGGCCGTGGCGGTGGTGGGCGGCTGGCAGTGGTTCACGACAGAGGGGTGGGTGGACAAATTCTTCTTCGGCCAGCCATCGGAAATATGGGCCAGCCTGGTCAAGCTCTTCACCGAAGGGACGGCATTCGGCACCATCTGGGAGAACCTGGGGGTCACCGCGCAGGAAGCATTCTTCGGTTTCCTGCTGGGCACGTTCGTGGGCGTAATCCTTGGCATCCTCCTGGGCTCCAACAAGTACCTGTCGGCCGTCGTCGGGCCCTACATCAGGATCGTGAATTCGATTCCGCGTATTGTGCTCGGCTCGATCTTCATTGTGGCGTTCGGCCTGGGTGTCTTCCCGAAAATCCTGCTCGCGGCAGTGCTGGTCTTCTTCGTGGTGTTCTTCAACGCGTTCCAGGGCGTCCGTGAGGTGGACCAGAACCTGGTGGCAAACGTGCGGGTCCTCGGAGCTTCGCCCTATCAGGTGGCGATGCACGTGACCATTCCGTCCGCCATGACGTGGATCATCGCCAGCCTCCACACCGCGTTCGGCTTCGCCATCATCGGCGCGCTTGTTGCCGAGGTGCTTGGCGCGCAGAAAGGAATCGGCCTGATCATCAGCCAGGCGCAGGGAACATTCGATCCGAATACTGTCTTCGCCTGCATGGTGATCATCGCCGTCGTCACGCTCTTTGCCGAATCGCTGATCAACCTGCTTGAGCACAGGATCCTCAAGTGGCGGCCGCCGAACCGTTCCGAGGCGCAGGTCATCTGA
- a CDS encoding ABC transporter ATP-binding protein, which yields MTGLTKRYLTPKGETFTAIRDVSVTVEAGQFCSIVGPTGCGKSTTLAQVSGLEKPSAGSVEVGGNLVEGITNGVSYMFQADALFPWKSVLGNVMMGPILLGTPKRQATDLARDWLRRVGLAGFEDRYPHQLSGGMRKRVAMAAALINNPRILLMDEPFGALDVQTKAIMQNELLKLWEELRPSVLFITHDLDEAVALSDRVVIMTSSPGSVKDVFDIDLPRPRGNVQEIRHEERFLELQGRIWESLKDEVTRAYAVSAGAA from the coding sequence GTGACCGGCCTGACGAAGCGCTACCTGACGCCGAAGGGCGAGACCTTCACGGCCATCCGGGACGTATCCGTCACCGTCGAGGCCGGACAGTTCTGCTCCATCGTCGGGCCCACCGGGTGCGGCAAGTCCACCACCCTGGCCCAGGTCTCGGGCCTGGAGAAGCCAAGCGCCGGATCGGTGGAGGTGGGCGGCAACCTTGTGGAAGGCATCACCAACGGCGTGAGCTACATGTTCCAGGCGGACGCCCTGTTTCCCTGGAAGAGCGTGCTCGGCAACGTCATGATGGGACCCATCCTGCTCGGAACGCCAAAGCGCCAGGCCACGGACCTTGCCCGGGACTGGCTCCGCCGGGTTGGCCTGGCGGGGTTCGAGGACCGTTACCCGCACCAGCTCTCGGGCGGCATGCGCAAGCGCGTGGCCATGGCCGCAGCCCTGATCAACAATCCGCGGATCCTCCTCATGGATGAGCCGTTCGGAGCCCTGGATGTGCAGACCAAGGCCATCATGCAGAACGAACTGCTCAAGCTCTGGGAGGAACTGCGCCCCTCGGTCCTGTTTATCACCCATGACCTGGACGAGGCCGTGGCGCTGTCCGACAGGGTGGTCATCATGACCAGCAGCCCCGGCTCGGTCAAGGACGTCTTCGATATCGACCTTCCCCGGCCCCGCGGCAACGTCCAGGAAATCCGCCATGAGGAGCGGTTCCTGGAACTCCAAGGGCGGATCTGGGAATCCCTCAAGGACGAGGTTACCCGTGCCTACGCGGTGTCGGCAGGTGCGGCATGA
- a CDS encoding sensor histidine kinase — protein MSQASATQRPRTGRRFTTLTAQILLASLSLLIFTVALGGFLFSMISNQTLDQQYQLRALGIATTTAQISEIRSAVASGDPDHVINGIAHQVMTAARTDYVVVSDREGTRFSHPDPALIGQRLEEPVAVLDGQTHVGFDPGSLGRSANAKAPIFGADGTVVGQVSVGIEDTQVLSNQMQNIWLITGFSALVLALGVVGSLLLSRRIKRVTFDLEPAEIASLLQEREALLHGIREAVVGLDDDGKVTVINEEARRLLHLEGEALGQPIAELLPHGRLRDLLAGRLPGADQVALTEDALLVVNRMPVATAGRSIGSVVTLRDRTEIEGLVRDLHSIQGLMEAMRALEHEYANRLHIVDGLLEMGDLEQAKRYVSQVSNMSRSLGERLRATISPPELAALLLAKVAVAAEQDVEMEVTADSRLEHPEVDATELVTIVGNLLDNAVDALANTPRPRRVTVQFDDADGVFIAVRDNGPGVPADKVAQVMVDGYSTKDPRPGMRRGIGLALVSRIVRRAGGTLDVFPGPGGNFEVWLPAKMQAAVEDGSAGVD, from the coding sequence GTGAGCCAGGCATCCGCAACGCAGCGGCCCCGGACCGGCAGGCGCTTTACAACGCTGACCGCCCAAATCCTGCTGGCCTCACTGTCGCTGCTGATTTTCACGGTGGCCTTGGGCGGTTTTCTCTTCTCGATGATCAGCAACCAGACGCTGGACCAGCAGTACCAGTTGCGCGCACTGGGCATTGCGACCACCACCGCGCAGATATCGGAGATCCGCTCAGCCGTGGCCTCCGGGGACCCGGACCATGTCATCAACGGAATTGCCCATCAGGTGATGACTGCTGCCCGGACCGATTACGTCGTCGTCAGTGACAGGGAGGGGACACGGTTTTCGCACCCGGACCCGGCGTTGATCGGCCAGCGGTTGGAGGAGCCGGTGGCCGTCCTGGACGGCCAAACCCACGTTGGTTTCGACCCCGGAAGCCTGGGCCGCTCCGCGAACGCCAAGGCACCCATTTTCGGCGCCGACGGCACGGTGGTGGGCCAAGTTTCGGTGGGGATCGAGGACACCCAGGTCCTGAGCAACCAGATGCAGAACATCTGGCTGATCACGGGTTTCTCTGCATTGGTGCTGGCCCTGGGCGTCGTCGGTTCCCTGTTGCTCTCCCGGCGCATCAAACGTGTCACGTTCGACCTGGAGCCGGCCGAGATCGCCTCCCTCCTGCAGGAACGAGAGGCCCTGCTTCACGGAATCCGGGAGGCCGTCGTCGGGCTGGATGACGACGGCAAGGTGACGGTGATCAATGAGGAGGCCCGGCGGCTGCTCCACCTGGAAGGGGAGGCATTGGGGCAGCCCATTGCCGAACTGCTTCCGCACGGCCGCCTCCGTGACCTGCTGGCCGGCCGGCTCCCCGGGGCCGACCAGGTGGCGCTGACAGAGGACGCCTTGCTGGTTGTCAACAGGATGCCAGTCGCCACCGCCGGCCGCAGCATTGGTTCGGTGGTAACGCTACGGGACCGGACCGAAATTGAAGGCCTGGTGCGCGACCTCCACTCGATCCAGGGCCTGATGGAGGCCATGCGCGCCCTGGAGCATGAGTACGCCAACCGACTCCACATTGTTGACGGCCTGTTGGAGATGGGGGACCTGGAGCAGGCCAAGAGGTATGTTTCGCAGGTATCAAATATGTCCAGGTCCCTGGGGGAACGGCTGCGGGCCACAATTTCCCCGCCGGAGCTGGCGGCCTTGCTGCTGGCCAAAGTGGCTGTCGCCGCCGAACAGGACGTGGAGATGGAGGTGACCGCAGACTCCAGGCTGGAACATCCGGAGGTGGATGCCACCGAACTGGTAACCATCGTAGGCAACCTCCTCGACAACGCCGTTGACGCGCTGGCCAATACGCCCCGGCCACGCCGGGTGACGGTACAGTTCGACGACGCGGACGGCGTCTTCATTGCGGTGCGGGACAACGGGCCCGGCGTCCCCGCTGACAAGGTTGCCCAGGTCATGGTGGACGGCTACTCAACGAAGGACCCGCGGCCAGGGATGCGGCGAGGCATCGGGCTGGCCCTGGTGAGCAGGATTGTTCGCAGGGCAGGGGGAACACTGGATGTGTTTCCCGGTCCCGGCGGTAACTTTGAGGTGTGGCTGCCGGCAAAGATGCAGGCAGCGGTTGAGGACGGGAGTGCAGGCGTTGATTAA
- a CDS encoding response regulator, with the protein MQALIKTLVVDDDFRVAGIHAARVARVDGFECVGQVYSAAAAREAIARLHPDLLLLDIHLPDEDGLSLLRSLQAAGTQIDSIVITAAQDLATVKSAMTSGAIYYLVKPFGFDRLRTQLEAYKKWREELESVSTANQATIDNLYKARLAGIKAAAPAPRLQPTMQKVFDAVRAARGPVNAAEIAEQLGVSRPTAQRYLSTLERKGLLVLDLTYGSTGRPLNSYTVS; encoded by the coding sequence GTGCAGGCGTTGATTAAGACGCTCGTGGTGGACGACGATTTCCGGGTTGCGGGCATCCATGCGGCCCGGGTGGCGCGGGTGGACGGATTCGAATGCGTCGGCCAGGTCTACAGTGCGGCCGCCGCGCGGGAAGCCATTGCCCGCCTGCATCCGGACTTGCTCCTGCTGGACATCCACCTGCCGGACGAGGACGGACTCTCCCTCCTGCGGTCGCTGCAGGCAGCAGGAACGCAGATTGACAGCATCGTGATCACTGCTGCGCAGGACCTGGCCACCGTTAAGTCCGCGATGACCAGCGGAGCGATCTACTACCTGGTCAAGCCCTTTGGGTTCGACCGGCTCCGCACCCAGCTGGAGGCTTACAAGAAGTGGCGCGAGGAGCTGGAGTCCGTTTCGACGGCAAACCAGGCAACCATTGACAACCTCTACAAGGCCCGGTTGGCCGGGATCAAGGCAGCGGCCCCGGCCCCGCGCCTGCAGCCGACCATGCAGAAAGTGTTCGACGCCGTCCGGGCCGCCCGCGGTCCCGTCAACGCCGCGGAAATTGCCGAGCAACTCGGCGTCAGCAGGCCAACCGCCCAGCGCTACCTGAGCACGCTGGAACGGAAGGGCCTCCTGGTCCTGGACCTTACCTACGGCAGCACCGGCCGGCCGTTGAATTCCTACACGGTTTCCTGA
- a CDS encoding VOC family protein, protein MSCRISELVLNCADPELLARFWSGVLGYVELDREEGSIEIGPAAGFGGLQPTIIFSPSSNPRVGRLPLHIDVNPVDRDQDAELQRLLALGARPADVGQTGGEQWHVLQDPEGNEFCLLRRRLAPLEP, encoded by the coding sequence ATGTCATGCCGGATCAGTGAACTTGTCCTGAATTGCGCCGACCCCGAACTCCTCGCGCGGTTTTGGAGCGGGGTCCTTGGCTACGTCGAGCTGGACCGGGAGGAGGGTTCGATCGAGATCGGGCCGGCCGCCGGGTTCGGCGGACTGCAGCCCACCATCATCTTCAGCCCCAGCAGCAACCCGCGGGTGGGACGGCTTCCGCTGCACATCGACGTCAACCCGGTGGACCGGGACCAGGACGCCGAACTGCAACGCCTGCTGGCACTGGGTGCGCGGCCGGCCGACGTCGGGCAGACCGGCGGGGAGCAATGGCACGTCCTGCAGGATCCGGAGGGCAACGAGTTCTGCCTCCTGCGCAGGCGGCTCGCACCACTCGAACCCTGA
- a CDS encoding phosphatase PAP2 family protein, whose translation MTSSRQLPTRTPARPAPGSAFLFVLSTVACIAGLAATYCFFVQTATGQFIDESALVEAVDIHGPAGKAATQFLDWLPTISLVMAAVVVLFVTVIRRHWAEAGIAVAACIGANVATQVLKDLLPARPDKGVLTLELNSLPSGHTTLAASAAAAVFLMASPRWRPMAGFIGGSFAIASGASTLINQWHRPADVVAAFLLVGAFMIPAGWLILRRGSWNEWDGFGRHLGSARIWLTLPVLIGLASAGVAVYSLIRIAPSPWQETSTTNYFWAGISLIVIAGYLATVATTSLFAFAARRRDAPGP comes from the coding sequence ATGACTTCTTCACGGCAACTACCCACCAGGACACCGGCCCGGCCCGCTCCGGGCTCGGCTTTCCTGTTCGTGCTGTCCACTGTGGCCTGCATTGCCGGGCTGGCTGCCACCTACTGCTTCTTCGTCCAGACTGCCACGGGCCAGTTCATCGATGAGTCCGCGCTGGTGGAAGCCGTGGATATCCACGGACCCGCCGGCAAGGCCGCCACCCAGTTCCTGGACTGGCTGCCCACCATCTCCCTGGTGATGGCCGCCGTCGTGGTGCTGTTTGTCACGGTGATCCGCCGGCACTGGGCGGAAGCGGGAATCGCGGTGGCGGCGTGCATCGGCGCCAACGTGGCAACCCAGGTACTCAAGGACCTCCTGCCCGCACGCCCGGACAAAGGCGTGCTCACCCTTGAACTCAATTCGCTGCCGTCCGGCCACACCACGCTGGCGGCGTCCGCCGCGGCCGCCGTATTCCTGATGGCATCCCCGCGCTGGCGCCCCATGGCAGGCTTTATTGGCGGATCTTTTGCCATCGCGTCCGGCGCCTCCACGCTGATCAACCAGTGGCACCGGCCCGCGGATGTGGTGGCGGCGTTCCTGCTGGTGGGCGCCTTCATGATCCCGGCGGGCTGGCTGATCCTGCGCCGCGGTTCCTGGAACGAGTGGGACGGGTTCGGCAGGCATCTTGGCTCGGCCCGCATCTGGCTGACCCTTCCGGTGCTGATCGGGCTGGCCTCGGCCGGGGTGGCGGTGTATTCGCTGATCCGGATTGCGCCCAGTCCCTGGCAGGAGACCAGCACTACCAACTACTTCTGGGCAGGGATCTCGCTGATTGTGATCGCGGGGTACCTGGCCACGGTAGCAACGACGTCCCTGTTCGCGTTCGCCGCTCGACGCCGGGACGCGCCCGGGCCCTAA